A stretch of the Arachis stenosperma cultivar V10309 chromosome 6, arast.V10309.gnm1.PFL2, whole genome shotgun sequence genome encodes the following:
- the LOC130933743 gene encoding uncharacterized protein LOC130933743, translated as MIELYVEFEQQSGMGTVGDEVNVDELEDIYWEEDNNDSKDEFEANYEVDDENDDKDLVGNPAGQNEANAIVSQHPFGVPSFMWTLDLEAMHVPEFPEYVNMGEGNVAAEDGEFSVGMKFDSRELMMSAIKSYTISRGIDYTVYETEPQTFYAKCKGYGAGCDWLIRASLIRKKACWEIRRYNVPPPPGDQGPAAPQDPTSRTWQLRSYQKISSEIDINVSDAIRLLVEADYLIKVKSVIAEVQGRFNYTVSYRKAWLTKQKAVAKVFGDWEVSYQTLSIWLKSMTLKIPRSHVQIKTLPVYRESEEVQGVRVLHRIFWSFYLCIIAFRHCKPLVQVDGTHLYRKYKGALLVAVAQDGNKNIVPIAFAIVEGETTDACEFFLTNLRRYVVTIDSVGIISDRHTSIDAVITRSNGISTRCYGSIHSKFVASAYDEMIGVERWVLAFDGGHRWGHVTTNLVECINSVLKGACNLPVTVLVRSTFYRLYELFTRKSTEAHERLRNGFTNSEFATKRVEESFRRAENIVVNRFDRRNEMFEVREIKDGTIYTVNLVQQHCDCGHFQVERPPCRHVLTCCATTKKMI; from the exons ATGATAGAGTTGTACGTTGAGTTTGAACAGCAGTCAGGGATGGGTACAGTCGGCGACGAGGTCAATGTTGATGAGCTCGAGGATATATATTGGGAAGAAGATAATAATGACAGCAAAGATGAATTTGAAGCTAACTATGAAGTCGATGACGAAAACGATGACAAAGACTTGGTAGGCAATCCGGCGGGGCAAAATGAAGCAAATGCGATTGTAAGCCAACACCCGTTTGGTGTTCCGTCTTTTATGTGGACTCTAGATCTCGAAGCCATGCATGTCCCAGAATTTCCTGAGTATGTGAATATGG GTGAAGGCAACGTTGCGGCGGAAGATGGCGAGTTTAGTGTCGGAATGAAATTTGATTCGAGAGAGTTGATGATGTCTGCAATCAAAAGCTACACCATCTCTAGAGGAATTGATTACACTGTGTATGAGACTGAGCCGCAGACATTCTATGCAAAATGCAAGGGGTATGGTGCAGGGTGCGACTGGCTTATCCGAGCTAGCTTGATTCGAAAAAAAGCTTGTTGGGAAATCAGGAGATACAAT gtaccaccacccccCGGTGATCAAGGACCAGCAGCACCTCAagatccaacaagtcggacatgGCAGCTCCGATCATaccagaagatctcatccgagattgacatcaacgtttcag ATGCCATTAGGCTGTTGGTCGAAGCAGACTACTTGATAAAGGTGAAGTCTGTTATTGCAGAGGTTCAAGGCAGGTTCAACTACACTGTGAGTTACCGCAAGGCTTGGTTGACAAAACAGAAAGCTGTCGCAAAAGTTTTCGGTGATTGGGAAGTTTCTTACCAGACTCTGTCAATATGGTTGAAATCAATGACGTTGAAGATACCAAGGTCTCATGTTCAAATTAAAACGCTCCCCGTATACCGTGAGAGTGAGGAGGTTCAAGGTGTAAGAGTTCTGCACCGCATTTTTTGGAGCTTCTATTTGTGTATTATAGCATTCAGACACTGCAAGCCATTGGTGCAGGTTGATGGCACACACCTGtacagaaaatataaaggtGCACTTCTGGTAGCGGTTGCACAAGATGGGAATAAAAACATTGTGCCTATTGCATTTGCGATTGTCGAGGGCGAGACAACAGACGCATGTGAGTTTTTCCTAACCAATTTGCGGAGATATGTGGTTACCATTGATAGTGTGGGTATTATTTCTGACCGCCATACCTCTATCGACGCTGTAATAACTCGCAGTAACG GTATTTCAACTCGCTGTTATGGTTCTATTCATAGTAAATTTGTGGCATCTGCTTATGATGAAATG ATCGGTGTTGAGAGATGGGTGTTGGCATTCGATGGTGGTCATCGTTGGGGACATGTGACGACAAACTTGGTAGAGTGCATAAATTCTGTCCTGAAGGGTGCATGCAACCttcctgtgactgtccttgtccGGTCAACTTTCTACCGGCTGTATGAGTTGTTCACTCGGAAGAGTACCGAGGCTCATGAGCGTCTCCGCAACGGATTCACGAATTCAGAATTTGCAACGAAGAGAGTTGAAGAAAGCTTCCGACGTGCAGAAAACATTGTGGTCAACCGGTTCGACAGGCGCAACGAGATGTTTGAGGTTCGCGAAATAAAAGATGGTACCATTTACACTGTTAACCTTGTGCAACAACACTGCGACTGTGGCCATTTCCAGGTCGAGCGACCTCCATGTCGCCACGTGCTTACATGTTGCGCCACtacaaaaaaaatgatataa